The window TCGACGGGTGAGCTGAAGTGGACGGGCACCCGGGTGGACCTGGTCTTCGGTTCGAATTCGCAGCTTCGGGCCATTGCGGAGGTCTACGGCTGCGCGGACTCTCAGGAGAAGTTCGTGCGTGACTTTGTGGCGGCTTGGGAGAAGGTGATGAACCTTGACCGGTTCGACCTGGCGTGATTGCCACAGGACATTTTCGCGGACATCTGACGTGGAGGCAAGAACCTGAAGCCTTTGTAGGGTAACGGGAGATCTTATTGAAAGGAGAGTTCCCATGAGGCGAAGCAGTATGGTAATGCTCTCGATGCTGGCGTGTACAGTTTTTGGGGTCGGCGGGGCGGGATTGCTCGCGCAGGACGAGATGACGGCGGCGTCACCGCCGTCGAGTTACTCGCCGGTGGTGGCCAAGGAGTCGTTCGAGCAGACGATGGCCCGGATGTCGGCGGCCAAGGACGGGATCATGGCCCGTCACATGGAGTTGCTGAGGGATCGCTACGATCTGTCGGACCGGGCGGCGGAGGGCGTGGCGATGTCGGGAGGCAAGGCGGTTCAGGAAGGGGTTCGGGTCCGGCTGGCGGACGGGGTGAGTTGGCATCAGCTTGCGGCGATGAGTCCGGAGGAGATTCGGGAGCAAGGTTTGTGGCCGGCGGGTTTTTATCCTCTGCCGCACCCGAATCATCCGGAGGGCGGGATGGTTTTTCCGCAGTCGCACATCGACGAGCTCAAGCGGCAGACGGATCGCGACCTGACGCGGTTCGACCTGGACTTCGACCTGCCGGACCATCTGTTGCCTGATTTTCCGCCGGCGATCTACCTGACGACTCGTCCGGATTTGGGCGATGTGTCGAAGGGGCGGGTGATCACGAGCGACAACTTCCACGCGATATTCAACGGCATTTTGAATCCCAAGCAGCTTGAAGGGTTGCGGCTGCTGGTGACTCCGTTCCCGCAGCAGCAGTTCAACGGGACGGAGGACCGGCGTTCGTCGCGTCCGAGCCTGGGCGTGACGTGTTTCGACTGCCACGTGAACGGCCACTCGAACGGGACGACGCACCTGGTGGGGGACATTCGGCCGCAGGAGTTTCGGCACCGGCTGGACACGCCGACGCTTCGGGGGGTGAACGTACAGCGGCTTTTCGGTTCGCAGCGTGGGCTCAAGAGCGTGGAGGACTTCACGGAGTTCGAGCAGCGGGCGGCGTATTTTGACGGCGATCACGTCATGGCGGCCAAGAAGGGGGTCAACGTTCTGGAGCGTGGGAGCCAGGTTCACTTCATGGGTGAGTTCATGAACATCCTCGACTTCCCGCCGGCCCCGAAGCTGGATCTCTACGGCAAGCTGGACCCGTCGAAGGCGACGGAGCAGGAGCTCTTGGGCCAGGAGGTGTTTTTCGGCAAGGGCCAGTGCGCGACGTGCCACGCCGCTCCGTACTACACGGACAATCTGATGCACAATTTGCGGGCGGAGCGGTTCTTTGAGCCGAAGATGATCAACGGGCGGATGGCGTCGTCGGACGGCCCGATCAAGACGTTTCCGCTTCGCGGGATCAAGGACTCGCCGCCGTATTTGCATGACGGGCGATTGCTGACCCTTGAGGACACGGTGGAGTTTTTCAACCTGATCCAGCAGTTGAATCTGACGGACCAGGAGAAACAGGCACTGGTTGCATTCATGCGGACGCTGTGACCGCCGGGCGACAGGCGAGAGGAAAAGACCATATGAAAGGAGGCTACGATGTGCGATGAACAGAGACTTCCGTTGATCGGTGAGAAGGCGCCGTCGTTTGAGGCGGAGACGACGCAAGGGCCGATCAAGTTTCCGGAGGACTTTGCGGGCAAGTGGGTGGTGTTCTTTTCGCATCCGGCGGATTTCACGCCGGTGTGCACGACGGAGTTCATGACGTTCGCGACGATGCAGCCGGAGTTCGAGAAGCTCAACTGCAAGCTGCTGGGGTTGAGCATCGACAGCACGTACAGCCACATCGCGTGGCTGAGGACGATCAAGGAGAAGATTGAGTATAAGGGCATGAAGGGCGTGGAGGTGAACTTCCCGGTGATCAGCGACCTGACGATGGAGGTGTCGAAGGCGTTCGGCATGCTCCAGCCGGCGGCGAGCAGCACGCAGGCGGTGCGGGCGGTGTTTATCATCGACCCGGAGAGCGTGGTGCGTGCGATTTTGTACTATCCGCTGTCGAACGGGCGAAACATGGAGGAGATCAAGCGGCTGCTGGTGGCGATGCAGCTTTCGGACTCGCAGAAGGTGGCGACGCCGGCGAACTGGCAGCCGGGTGACGAGGTGATCGTACCGCCGCCGGGATCGTGCGGGACGGCGAAGGAGCGGGTGGAGAAACCGGCGTCTGACACGCGGGTGCTGGACTGGTTCATGGTGCTCAAGAAGTGTCCGAAGTAGCCAGGCTGGGATGTCACAGACGGGCGAAAAGCGGGACGTGATTCTCCGCCAGCCGGTGGAGAAGTCCGACGAGGGTCTGCCGATCGGCAACGGCCGGATGGGGACCCTCGTCTGGACTGCCCCGGAGCGTGTGGAGTTTCAGGTCAACCGGGCGGACGTGTTCGCGGCGAATCGCGGTCACGGTTTGGATCAGGCTGCGCCGATGAGCAGCGGCGAGACGACGGCGGACTATTGCGGGGCGTGCGCGAGGGTTCGGGTCGCGTTGGGCGGCGAGGTGTTTTGCGGGGAGGATTTTGAGCAGCGGCTTTCGATGGTCGATGCGGAGGTGGGCGTTTTCGGCAGGGCGGTGGCGGTACGGTGTTTTGTCTCGGCGGAGCGGGACCTGCTGGTGATCGAGGTGGATGACCGGCGGCAGGCGAGCGCGGGTCTGACGGTTGAGCTTTCGGCGTGGGGTCCGCTTGAGGTTTGCAGCGGCGGGCATGTGGCCCGGTGGCGTTTGACTGAGCGTGACGGCTGTGCGCTGGTGCTGCGGTCGTTTGAGGAAGGGGGGTACTACTGCGGGTCGGCGGTTGGCGCGATGGTCGAAGGCGGTAGTATTGAGGTTGTGGGCGATGGCGGCATGCGGCTGGCCAAAGCGTCAGGAGGCAAGTCGCTGATTGTGGTTGCCAGTGCCGGTTCGAGGTCGCGGGAGGCCGATTTGACCGCCACTGTGGTTGATCTGCTTGGCGAGGTTCGAGGCCGGTCGTACGATGAGCTTCAGATCGACCATCGGCGCTGGTGGTCGGCGTTCTGGTCGCGAAGCGAGGTTTCGATCGCCAGCGAGGATCCGGCGGCCAGGCGGCTCGAACACCTCCGCGATCTGCACCTGTACCATCTGGGGAGCACGTCGCGCGGGCCGGTTCCGCCGAAGTGGAACGGTTCGCTGTTTGTGACGGAGGGGGACGTGCGTTCGTGGGGTTCGCAGTATTGGGTGTGGACGACGGAGAGTTTGTACTTTCCGCTCTACGCGGCTGATCTGATCGAGCTGACGGAGCCGTTTTTCCGTATGTACGGCGATCAGCTTGAGGCGTGCCGAGCGGCGGCGCGTCAGCGGTGGGGGGTTGGGGGGGCGTTTTTTCCGGAGACCAACGCGTTCGACGGGCCGACGGTCTTGCCGGATGGGGCGGGCTGCGAGTTTCAGGAGGCATACCTGGGCCGCAAGCCGGTGGCGGCGTTGTCGAGCGAGACGAAGGAGCTTTGCCGGTTCGACAGCAGCCTTCGGACGGTCGCGTGGCCGGCGGCGCAGGCGGAAGGGCGGTTTTCGTGGATCAGCCATCTGGTGTCGTCCGGGTGCGAGGTGGCTATTCAGGCCTGGTGGCGATATCGGTACACGGGCGATGTGGATTGGCTTGGGCGTGTTGCGTATCCGCTGTTGCGTGAGACGGTGGAGTTTTATCGCGGGTTGGTTCGTGAGGGCGCGGACGGCCGGCTGCATGTTTGCGGCACGAACGTGCACGAGGCGTTCTGGGGCGTGGATGACGGGATCATGGATCTGGCGGCCATTCGGGGTGTGGCGCCGCTGGCGATCCGCGTGGCGGAGATGCTCGATACCGATCGCGATCTTCGGGCGGGCTGGCGGGATTTGCTGGAGCGAGTGGCGCCGTATCCGATGGGTTGCGATGCGGAGTCGCAGGCGATCGAAGGCGGCGCGTTGGCCGAGGACGTGTGGTCGGTCGGGCATCTTGGGGCGGTTTGCGTGAACAAGCTCTGCGAGGACGTGTGGCTCACGCCGGTGTTTCCGTTTGAGGATTGGACGCTGGAGACCGACGATCCGGAGACGGCGCGGATCGTGCGGAAATTGGTTTCCCTCGCTCCGAGGCTCAAATCCATTCTGGAGGGCGAACACTCCAATACCGCCGACCGCACGCCGGTCGCGGTGGCGCGGGCGGGGTTGGGCGAGTTTCTACCTGAGGTGCTGGCCCGGTACGATGCGGCATTTTCGCCAATGGCGAACGGGATGAGCCGGTTTGAAGGGCATCAGGCGATGTCGGTTGAGCCGCTGGGGATTATTACGACGGCGTTGCAGGAGGGGTTGCTGCAGAGCGTGTCGCGGCGTCCGGGCGAGTTGGAGGCGATTCGCGTGTTCGCGGCGTGGCCGAGGCGGTGGGATGCGTCGTTTCGGCTGTTGGCGCGGGGCGGTTTTGTGGTGCGTTCCTCGATCAGCGCGGGACGGGTGGAGTTTGTTGAGATCGAGTCGCGGCTGGGCGGGACGTGCCGGGTTCGCTTGCCGTGGGAGGCGTATCGGTTTGAGGGCCAGGCGGAGGGCGAGGTCCGCTGCCGCGGCGGGTTGGTCGAGTTTGAGACTCGGCGAGGCGGACGGTATCGGCTTGCGCCGGCGTAGAGGCGGCCGATGAACTGTTACCCGATCGCGTACTCGTTCATGGCCTGGACGGCCTGTTCGCGTCCGTCGGGGGGCAGGCCGACGTAGTCGGATTCCCAGTAGAGGATTTGCGGCGAGCCCAGGCGGCGGGCGGTGCGGAGGCTTTTTTGGAAGTCTTCGCGGTCGGCGGGCACCCACCAGTAGAGCCAGACGTTGCAGCGGTCGCCGGCGATATCGCGCAGGTACTTGTAGGCTTTGGCGGCGGTTCCGCCCTTGAGGTAGTAGCCGGCGGCGACGAGGTCGTCGACGAGGCCCTGGCGGACCCAGGTTTCCAGGTCGAGGAAGAGGCCGTAGTAGCTTCCGTTGATGCGGCCGTCTTGGCCGCGGTAGGACCACGGATGGTTGACCATGGCGGCGATCGGGAGGTTGCGGTTTTTGGCTTTGACAAGTCGTTTGGCCTGGCGGGCGAAGGCGGTGATCGGGGCAGCGCGGAAGGCGACCCAGCGTTCGTCGTTGTTCGGTATCGTGTGCGGGTCGATGCCGAACTTCTTCTTGAAGCCTTCGATCATCGGTTTTTCGTAGCCGAAGTCGCCGGTGCCGCAAGGCGTGACCTGCGGGTTGTTGCGGACGTCGCCGGTTCGGATCCAGTCGAAGAAGACACCGTCGATGTCGTAGGCGAGGATTTCGCGGAGGAGTCCGAGTTTGTACTCGCGGACCTCTTCGAAGGCGAAGCTGAGCTGGGAGTTGTAGGGGATGCCGCCGCGTTTGACCCATCTGAGGTGCGGGTTGTGACGGGCGAATCGGCTGGCGATTCCCCAGGCGTGGTCGTCCTCGTTGATGCTCAGCCAGGCGTGGACTTCGAGGCCGATCTTATGGCCGTATTCGACGGCTTCGGCGAGGCAGTCGAAGTTGCGGTAGCCTTTCATGAAGGAGGTGTCAACCTGACCGGGCGAAGCCCAGGCGTGGTAGCAGTCGGCGTCGTAACCCACGGCTTCGGATTCGAGCAATTTGCTGTCGTAGAGGGCCCGTCCGCCGTCGAAGGTGCGCCAATAGAGTCGGGTCCAGCCGGCCTCTTTGCAGCGGTCGCAGATCCGCCGGACGCTGGGTTTGCCGTGGCCGAGCTGTTTGGGAAACCGCCAGATCCAGTCGCAGTGGGTGACCGGGCTGGACAGGATGATGCGGTCGGAGGGAGTCTTCATCGTCGCGTCTCCTGAAAGGTCATTGACCGTATGGAAACGTTGTGAAGACGCCCGGCGCCGCGTCGGCAGCGCCGGACGTCGTGGTGGTCTTTCGCTTCCTTGCGTTGCGTTATCCGTACTTGGCTTTGAGGCTCAGGCCCTTTTTGGCGCTCTGGCAGGCGAGGTCGATGATGTGGATGGGACGGCGGGCCCACTCGCCGGTGATGACCAGCGGCTCGCCCTTGACGAGGTGGTCGGCGATATTCTTGTAGAATCGCCAGTACTCGGCGGGCGGGTTCTTGCCCTTTTCGATCTGCTGGCCGTTTTCGGTGGGGGTGATGATTTCCCATTCCTCGCCGCCCATGATGTAGGTGCCCTTGGTGCCGGTGATTTCGAGCATGCCTCGTTTGGGGTTGCAGTCGATGGCGGTCATGCAGAGGCTGAGCCACTGGCCGCTGGCGAATCGGACGACGGCTTGGGCTTCGTCCTCGTTGGTGTCCTTTTTCCAGGCGGTCTTGGCGGCCCAGACGCCATTTTTGGCGAATCCGGTAACCTCGCGGATTTCGGAGTTGATGACCTGGAGCGAGTATTCGAGCAGGTGGGCGCCCCAGTCGTACATGATTCCGCCGGAGATGGTCTTGCTGGTCCGCCACCAGTTGCCCGGGCATCCGTAGCGGCCCATGTGGGCTTCGACGCGGACGACGTCGCCGATTTTGCCCTGCTTGATGACCTTGACGGCCTGCATGATCCAGCCGTCCCAGTGGCGGTTGTGGTAGGCGGAGACGACCAGTTTGCGTTTCTTGGCCTCGGCGATCATGGCGTCGCACTCGGCGGTGGTGATGGCGAAGGGTTTCTCGCAGACGACGTGTCGGCCGGCCTTGAGGCACTGGAGGGCCAGCTTGGCGTGGGTGTTGTGCGGGGTGATGATGACGACGAGGTTGACATCGGACTTTTTGAGCATTTCGGAGACGGAGGTGAAGGTCTGGATGCCGGGGAAGTCCTTTTTGGCGACTTCGAGTCGGGCCGGGTCGAGGTCGCTGACGACGGCGGGGGTCATGCCGGCGTCGCGCATCTGGTTGAGGTGGGCTGGGCCCATACCGAACGCCGGTCCGTAACCGATGACGCCGACCTTAATGTCGCTGGCTTTCTTGAACTTTGCCATGCCTTGTCCTTTCGAACTGCTAACAGGGTTTTGTGCCGTGCTGATTGGCGGGGATTTTCACACGAACCACCGCGGGTTTCAATCTCAAAAAGTATACCCATTGGCGAGGAGGGATGTCCACTTCCTTACCGCGGCGATATGGTCCGATCACGGCGTGAGCCGCAGTTGGCAGCGGTCGATGTCGTCGTAGCCGGGTTTGGCGGCCAGTGGCGTTTCGCGGGTGGCCACCTCGGCGGCTACGGTTTGGCCGCGGAAGCAGGCTTCGACGCGGTACGGTCCGGGTTCAGCCAGGACGAACCAGGCGGTTCCGGCTGGGTCGGTCAGGACGCCGGACGGGTTGGCGGACTGGCCGCCGGCGGGCGTGAGGACGACGATCGCCCCGTCGCAGGGGTTGCCGGTTTGGTCGAGGACGGTGACGATCAGTTCGGGGGCCTTGGTCGGTTGCAGCGGCGGCATCGGATTGAAGGCCTGGCGGAAGGCGTCCCAGACCGGGTTCATGGTCACTTCCGGGCGGTTCGGGTCAAACCAGTTGATGTTGTCGCACTGCGTGCCGCAGGCGAAACTTTCGACCTTGACGTCCGGGCCGGAGAGGCTGGGCCATGGAATCTGGTCGATCAGGACGTTGGCCCCTTCGGGCATGTACCAGCGGTCGCCGCGGCCGTACTCGGCGAGGTTTTCCTTGTAGAGGTCGGCCCACGGGCTCATCCACTCGCGTTTGGCGGTGGTGAAGGAGCCGATGTAGAAGGCGGGGAAGGGCATGGTTCCGGCGACGCCGTTTTCGATCTCAAAGCGGATATCGTCGTGGAACTTTTTGGCGGTTCGCGGGACGGCCTCGGCGGCGCGGTTGGGGTCGAGGACGCTGTTCATGGCGAAGTAACCGCCCTCATAGACGCTCCACTCGCCGTTGATGGCGGGCCGGTCGTTGCGTGTGGGCCAGTCGGCGAGGAACTTGCGGCTGGCGTAGTGGATATCGACGATGGGGAAGCCTTCGTAGCCGTTGTTGCCCTGTTCGGTGGTGATCATGTTGGGGTTGGTGTCGCGGACGAGTTGGCCGAAGGCGAGGAAGCGGCGGATGCCGTCGGGAATCCACTCGTCGGAGCTCTGGAAGAGCTCGTTGGTCAGCGAGAAGATCACGGCGGAGGGGTGGTGGCGATAGCGTCTGGCCATGTTGCGGTAGTAGCGTTCGATTCCGCGCCGCCAGGCTGGGTCGTCGAAGTTGGCCCGGCCGTAGTAGTCCGAGGGGACTCCGCGTCCGATGGGCATGTCGCCTTCGGGCTCGACGAGGTGGCCGAGTTCGTCGGCCACGGTGTAGCTGCTTTCGGGGGCAGAGGTGAACCAGTGGTACCGGACCAGGTTGAAGTTGGCGTCGCGGGCGAGGCGGTAGTAGCGGAACTTCCACCAGCGGGAGGCTTCGGCGCCGTGGCCTTCGGTGGCCCAGAGGTGGTCGCCCTGAAGGACGATGTCCTTGCCGTTGAGTTTGAACCGGGTGCCGTCGATTTGGAAGGTCCGCAGGCCGAATCGCACGACGTCGCGGTCGACCGTCTGGCCGTTTTCGTTGACTTCGATGTCCATGAAGTAGAGCACCGGATCGCCGTAGTCGCCGCCGATTCCCCAGTGCCGGATGCCCTCGCAGACCTGCTCGAAGCGCAGGGCCGCGTGCCCGCCGGCGGCCAGATCGACCGTCTGAGGCGGCAGCTTGAAGCAGGTTTCGCCGTCGCGCCGGATGACCGGTCGCAGCGTCACTTTTCGAGCGGCGTCGGTGCGGTTGGCGACCTCCAGCGTCATCAGGACGCTTTCCTTGGCCTGTCCCGGGCGGATGAGCACGTCCTGGACGGCGAGCGGCGGGCGTTTGTGGAGGGTTATGTCCTCCCAGACGCCGTGGTGGTAGTCCGCGGCAGTGGCGAACCAGCGCTGGCCGCCGAGGCCGAGGGATTTCTTGTCGCGCGGGACGAAGGCGAAGTGGGCCCGGCCGCTGCCTTCGGTATAGACGTGGACGACGTTGAGTTTTCCCGGCGCGGCGAATGGGGTGATATCGACCTCGAAGGGGTCGACGCCGAGGTGATCGCCGGCGAAATGGCCGTTGACGAAGACCGCGCCGTAGGAGCGGATGCGGCTGAACGCGATGGCCAGCCGGCTGGCGGACCATGACGGCGGAATCCATATCTCTTTGCGGAGCCAGGTCTGGTTCTTGATCGTGCCGTCCTGGTGCGGCATGCGCACCGGCTGCCATTCGGATGGCGGGTCGTCCGGCGTGCCGCCGGTTCCGGCTTCCCAGACGCCATTGAGCAGGACGCTGAGTCGCGGCGCGTCGGCTGTGCTCTGGGGCTGGTCCGTGGCGGCGGCTTTGGGATACTCGGCTTGGATCTTGAGGAAATTCTCGCCGATTTTGGTCTCACGCGACTGGGTCAGGCGGGTTTGGGCCTCATCGGCGCATCGGCCGGCGTACTGCAGATAGGTCACCGCTTCGCGCATCGCGGTGAGTTGGTCTTCGTTCGGCGCGGCCGCCTGCGTGTCGAGCGTGCCAATCTTCTGTGCCGCAGCCAGTCCCGCATCGAGATAGATTCTGGCGATCTGCCGGTACATGTCGGCCATGCGGGCGGCGTCGAGGGCCATTTCGAGGGGTTCTTTTTCCAGGCTTTGAACCGCTGCGACGATCGCTTGGCGGCGGGCGGCGACGTCGGCGTAGTCCTTGACGATCGTTTCGGGTGGAATGCCCGCGTCGTCTGAGGCGAGGAAGAACATGCGATCCAGGCCCTGAACGCAGGTCGGCGGGATGGTCGTTTTGACGCCGGTCAGGCCGACCCAGATGGGCACCAGGTCGGTCTCGTTGGACTCGAAGACGATGGACTTGATGACCTTTTCCGGGTGCGGGTTGTCCCACTTCATCATGTAGAGGGCGCGGCCGGTGGCCGGGGCGGTGTAGGCGACCCGGGCGGCTTGGAGGTCTTGCGGGTACCACCAGTCGCCGACGTGGACGGCGGAGACCACCGGTACGTCGACGGTCGTGCCGTCGGCGTATTCGATGTGGTAGTCGGCGGCGTGGAGGTTCGGGTGCATGCACCACGCTGCGGTGTGGAGGAACAGCAGGGCGCGGTAGGTCTTGCCGATCGCCAGCGGGGCGGATTTGGGGGCGAAATACATCCGCCGCGATCCGCGCACCGCCACGCAGGTGTTGCCGTCGACGGGCGCGGCGATATCAAAGGGGATATCGAGGCACATCATCCGGCCGATGGGGATTTCACGGGCGTCGTTGCCAGCGCCCTGGTCGGACCAGCCGCCTTTCTCATCGGCGGCTTCCTCGTCGACAAAGCCGGTGTTGGCGACCGGCGAGATGTCGATCGGCTCGAAGAGGTCCTGCGGCCGCGGCTCCTGCGGCGCGAATTCGTACTCACGGCAGTAGTGCTCGCCGATTTCGATTTCGTCGGCTTGGTAGTCGAGGATTCGCAGTTCGTCGAAGGCGGCGTTGGCGTCCGGGCCGATGCGGATGTGCTTGCCTTCGACGCTCACGGGCTCGCGGATGCCCGTCGCGCCGGCGAACCGCCCGTCGATAAAGAGCTTCATGTGGTGGCGTTCGAGGCTCCACGCGGCGGCGATGTGATGCCATTTGGCGTTGGCCCGCCACTGGACCGTGGTCGAAACAGAACAGTCGCCGATGGCGTAGACCAGCATCTTTTTATCGGCGTCGAGGGCGATGCTGAGCGTTCCCGCGTCGAGCAGGACGACGCGACCCTGGTCGGGCGTCTGTCGCAGGTACGTGCGGAACTCGATCGTGCCCTGGGCCGGATCGAGGTTGCCGGCGGCGTCGTAGGCGAGCGCGCCCCTGCCGGCGATCTCCAAGCCGCCGACGGCGGGCATGCTGTTGGAGAACGGGTAGCCGAAGGTTCCCGAGAAGACGTCGCCCTCGACGACGGCGGCGGGCGAACCGCCGGCCACCTCGGCGTCGAGGCGCGAATTCCAGTGGGAAAGCAGCAGCGTCTTTGCCTGGACCGAACCCAACGAGGCCAGCACGAGGCCGGCCGCCAACGCGAGCATCCGTCGCATGCAGCGTCTCCTTGAAGAGGGCCTTACTTGGCGGGGATTTTGAAGTAGCAGAACGAGAACGGCGGTGCGGTGACCTGGCAGGTTCGGCCGTCGGTGGTCACCGGGACCTGGATCGTCTCGAACGCCATCGTATCGAGGTTCTCGCTTCGGTAGCCGTTCGCCTGTTCGGCTGGGCCGAACTCGCGCGATCCGTCGAGCGTCAGGCGCACCGGGCGCGGGGTCGCCAGGGCGTTGCCGACCGTCACGAGCAGGCCGTCGGTCCACTGCGAGACGGTGACGCCGCCGAAGTCGAAGATAATCTCGCGCAGGGCGTGATCGCCCATGATCTTCATGACCTGGGCGGGCAGCGGGAGTTCGTAGCGCTCGCCCTTGGGGTTCTCCGGGAAGTAGAATATGCGGCAGAACCAGGTGCCTTCTTGGGCAACGCTTCGGACCAGGTCGTGGTGGACGAGCATGGCGTGTTTTTTGATCCGGGCGGGAAATATCCATGCTTCGGCGAGGCTTCGGCCCATGCCGTGCTCGTGCGGCGCGCCGGGCAGCGGTCCGCCGGCGGCGAAGTTGCCTTCGGTCATCGCCAGTTGGGTGTGGGTGTAGCCCAGCTCGTCGAGTTTCTTTCGCACGCCGTCGCGGAGGCGCGCGATGTTGGACCAGGCGGCGATGCCGCCGTCGTAGACGTGTTGGCCGTCGCTGAAGGGGATGCCCGTGCCGCCGAAGAGGTACTCGTGATGGGAGGTGTAGGCGATGTCCTTCATGCCGACTCTGGCCATTTCCTCGAAGACGGCGAAGGGCCACGACCAGTCGGACCAGGTGATGCCGTCGCCGTAGATGGCGAACTGGGCGTTGGGATCGACCTCCTTGATGGCCTTGTAGAACTCGTGGCTGACCCCGACGTAGGTTTTGGGGCAGAAGTAGACCATGTCCTCGTTGCCGAACTCCCAGATGACCTTGACGCCGATTTCGGCGGCCCAGCGGACGA of the Phycisphaerae bacterium genome contains:
- a CDS encoding Gfo/Idh/MocA family oxidoreductase, yielding MAKFKKASDIKVGVIGYGPAFGMGPAHLNQMRDAGMTPAVVSDLDPARLEVAKKDFPGIQTFTSVSEMLKKSDVNLVVIITPHNTHAKLALQCLKAGRHVVCEKPFAITTAECDAMIAEAKKRKLVVSAYHNRHWDGWIMQAVKVIKQGKIGDVVRVEAHMGRYGCPGNWWRTSKTISGGIMYDWGAHLLEYSLQVINSEIREVTGFAKNGVWAAKTAWKKDTNEDEAQAVVRFASGQWLSLCMTAIDCNPKRGMLEITGTKGTYIMGGEEWEIITPTENGQQIEKGKNPPAEYWRFYKNIADHLVKGEPLVITGEWARRPIHIIDLACQSAKKGLSLKAKYG
- a CDS encoding cytochrome B6 translates to MRRSSMVMLSMLACTVFGVGGAGLLAQDEMTAASPPSSYSPVVAKESFEQTMARMSAAKDGIMARHMELLRDRYDLSDRAAEGVAMSGGKAVQEGVRVRLADGVSWHQLAAMSPEEIREQGLWPAGFYPLPHPNHPEGGMVFPQSHIDELKRQTDRDLTRFDLDFDLPDHLLPDFPPAIYLTTRPDLGDVSKGRVITSDNFHAIFNGILNPKQLEGLRLLVTPFPQQQFNGTEDRRSSRPSLGVTCFDCHVNGHSNGTTHLVGDIRPQEFRHRLDTPTLRGVNVQRLFGSQRGLKSVEDFTEFEQRAAYFDGDHVMAAKKGVNVLERGSQVHFMGEFMNILDFPPAPKLDLYGKLDPSKATEQELLGQEVFFGKGQCATCHAAPYYTDNLMHNLRAERFFEPKMINGRMASSDGPIKTFPLRGIKDSPPYLHDGRLLTLEDTVEFFNLIQQLNLTDQEKQALVAFMRTL
- a CDS encoding family 10 glycosylhydrolase, encoding MKTPSDRIILSSPVTHCDWIWRFPKQLGHGKPSVRRICDRCKEAGWTRLYWRTFDGGRALYDSKLLESEAVGYDADCYHAWASPGQVDTSFMKGYRNFDCLAEAVEYGHKIGLEVHAWLSINEDDHAWGIASRFARHNPHLRWVKRGGIPYNSQLSFAFEEVREYKLGLLREILAYDIDGVFFDWIRTGDVRNNPQVTPCGTGDFGYEKPMIEGFKKKFGIDPHTIPNNDERWVAFRAAPITAFARQAKRLVKAKNRNLPIAAMVNHPWSYRGQDGRINGSYYGLFLDLETWVRQGLVDDLVAAGYYLKGGTAAKAYKYLRDIAGDRCNVWLYWWVPADREDFQKSLRTARRLGSPQILYWESDYVGLPPDGREQAVQAMNEYAIG
- a CDS encoding peroxiredoxin; its protein translation is MCDEQRLPLIGEKAPSFEAETTQGPIKFPEDFAGKWVVFFSHPADFTPVCTTEFMTFATMQPEFEKLNCKLLGLSIDSTYSHIAWLRTIKEKIEYKGMKGVEVNFPVISDLTMEVSKAFGMLQPAASSTQAVRAVFIIDPESVVRAILYYPLSNGRNMEEIKRLLVAMQLSDSQKVATPANWQPGDEVIVPPPGSCGTAKERVEKPASDTRVLDWFMVLKKCPK